The following are encoded in a window of Psilocybe cubensis strain MGC-MH-2018 chromosome 4, whole genome shotgun sequence genomic DNA:
- a CDS encoding Cytochrome P450 monooxygenase 151 yields MGYIILPYDPASYLQVFMLSFNTSDYWVVIIVLVSCRILFRDRRVSMLMEHNLRSIKTYSLYQYAQLDHIPTIGYSTPFLSFISAVKFFLSGREIVEEGYRKARQYPGGVWKLPMFDEWLVVANGRERVEDIRKANESQLSGVRSNPVFYQWDHTLGVDVSDNPYHINIVRGPLTRNLANQFNDIHDEMVLALNDMIPCKADEWTSVPVFEGLVEVISRITTRAFLGIDLCRNNEFRKLCIQSTMELVKGRFLHLFPVFLRPTVGRFVTNVDAVLSGIEKHLAPIIAYRLEQDRVHGGEWADKPADLITWLLDSAKATGEEPTPRNMAKRVVVFSFASTYSSAVAFAQALYELCDRPEYVQPLREEALSVMRHIGHGKWTKAAVGEMYKTDSFLRETQRYNGLGLVLLSRRVLKPFTFSDVQGTTLPPGTHLCVNAWGNHRDDTYYHDPPANVFDGFRFSRITTSVSENGGSEHKDHQQPLMATPTLEYNAFGHGRPACPGRFFAVAELKLMLGYILTTYNFRFSPEAARQKPQMAWFESKVIPDKSVRLLFQRRPISYAVQNGGVDDP; encoded by the exons ATGGGGTATATAATCCTCCCCTATGACCCTGCTTCGTACCTCCAAGTCTTCATGCTCTCGTTCAATACTTCAGACTACTGGGTTGTCATTATTGTGCTCGTCTCATGTAGAATTTTGTTCCGTGATAGAAGGGTAAGCATGCTTATGGAACATAATTTACGGTCGATCAAGACTTACTCACTCTACCAATACGCACAGCTTGATCACATACCCACTATCGGATACTCGACCCCATTTCTTTCATTCATATCTGCGGTAAAGTTTTTCTTGTCTGGTCGAGAAATTGTGGAAGAGGGATATCGCAAGGCACGGCAG TATCCAGGGGGTGTATGGAAGCTTCCTATGTTCGACGAATGGCTCGTTGTCGCCAACGGACGTGAGCGGGTAGAAGATATCCGCAAAGCTAACGAAAGTCAACTTTCGGGTGTTCGGAGCAACCCTGTC TTTTACCAATGGGACCATACATTGGGCGTAGATGTTTCTGACAACCCGTACCACATCAACATCGTCCGTGGACCTCTCACCAGGAATCTAGCAAACCAATTCAATGATATCCATGACGAAATGGTTTTGGCCCTGAATGATATGATACCCTGCAAAGCCGACG AATGGACGAGCGTGCCTGTCTTTGAGGGCCTTGTTGAAGTCATCTCAAGGATCACGACTAGAGCTTTTCTCGGCATCGATTTAT GCCGGAATAATGAATTTAGAAAGCTGTGCATACAATCGACGATGGAGCTGGTCAAAGGTCGGTTCCTGCATCTCTTCCCTGTGTTTCTCAGGCC TACTGTCGGCAGATTCGTCACCAACGTGGACGCTGTGCTTTCAGGTATAGAGAAACACCTTGCACCTATCATTGCATACCGTCTAGAACAGGATCGAGTACATGGTGGCGAATGGGCTGATAAGCCA GCTGATCTCATAACATGGCTCCTTGATTCTGCCAAAGCAACTGGAGAGGAGCCCACACCGCGCAACATGGCGAAGCGTGTAGTTGTGTTCAGCTTCGCGTCGACATATTCATCTGCTGTA GCATTTGCACAGGCACTATACGAGCTGTGCGACAGACCTGAATACGTTCAACCGTTAAGAGAGGAAGCTCTTTCGGTGATGCGACACATAGGTCACGGCAAGTGGACGAAAGCAGCTGTGGGAGAAATGTACAAAACGGATAGTTTTCTTCGAGAAACTCAACGATACAACGGGCTTGGGCTAG TCCTCCTTAGTAGACGGGTGCTCAAGCCATTCACATTTTCCGACGTGCAAGGGACCACCCTTCCTCCTGGTACACATCTTTGCGTCAATGCATGGGGAAATCATCGGGATGATACCTATTATCACGATCCACCCGCAAACGTATTTGATGGATTTCGTTTCTCAAGGATAACCACATCTGTATCAGAGAATGGGGGATCGGAACACAAAGACCATCAGCAGCCTCTCATGGCCACCCCTACTCTGGAATACAACGCTTTTGGGCACGGGAGACCAGCTTG CCCGGGTCGCTTTTTCGCAGTCGCAGAACTCAAGCTGATGCTTGGATACATACTTACAACATATAATTTCAGGTTCTCCCCTGAGGCAGCAAGACAGAAACCCCAGATGGCGTGGTTCGAATCAAAGGTTATTCCTGATAAGAGTGTTCGTTTGTTGTTCCAGAGGCGCCCAATATCGTACGCTGTGCAGAATGGAGGTGTAGATGACCCCTGA
- a CDS encoding Indoleamine 2,3-dioxygenase 1 — MTILATELKPTCDASITHSNDDDYHTGFMASSPLLRLPSPWDEWEAILDAAVQKKLQLGDKPDLTVAEENASKQWRGDVRKMNTLSVAGLEKSEATLQRAHVVLTYILHFYIQTLPVSEPILVPRTISIPLLYVSQLLEVPPVITYADSVLNNWEYIIWPQKTSERPAADNLRSQTTFTGLVDEHEFNLVSARIEFLGSDAVKLIALMMDQLAVGDSDATKQITEHLRQLAGVIYAMKDALLDVMKRCNPDVFYNQVRPWLRGEDSAATVRKWKFEGIDEHPDLRQPQYLSGPSAGQSCLIHSLDAFFGIDHGASNHGSTSLMTRMQEYMPKKHREFLNNIKMSPRPLRNFVLASVDACILAEFNHAVAALKAFRDAHMIIITFFVLGPARRAEKKDQAGHPSNVGNDPIKGTGGTDLVKFLKETRAHTTAAMIDTNRKMD; from the exons ATGACTATACTAGCTACGGAACTTAAACCGACCTGCGATGCTTCAATTACGCACAGCAACGATGATGACTACCATACCGGGTTCATGGcttcttctcctctcctccgtTTACCTTCaccttgggacgaatggGAGGCCATCCTTGACGCCGCTGTCCAGAAAAAATTACAGCTTGGTGACAAACCTGATTTGACCGTGGCTGAGGAAAATGCTTCAAAACAATGGAGAGGGGATGTTCGTAAG ATGAACACACTATCCGTCGCAGGACTCGAGAAATCGGAGGCGACCCTCCAGCGAGCTCACGTTGTTCTCACTTATATCCTTCACTTCTACATCCAGACACTTCCCGTATCTGAACCAATCTTGGTTCCCAGGACGATCTCAATTCCTCTTCTTTACGTCTCTCAGCTACTGGAAGTTCCACCAGTCATCACATACGCCGACAGTGTACTTAACAATTGGGAATATATCATTTGGCCTCAAAAAACCAGCGAACGCCCTGCAGCAGACAACCTACGATCTCAGACAACATTCACGGGACTCGTAGATGAGCACGAGTTTAATCTTGTCTCGGCGCGCATCGAGTTCCTTGGTAGCGATGCAGTGAAATTAATTGCCTTGATGATGGACCAACTGGCAGTCGGGGATTCGGACGCAACCAAACAAATCACCGAACATCTCCGTCAATTAGCTGGTGTCATATACGCCATGAAAGACGCTTTGCTAGACGTCATGAAGAGATGCAACCCCGATGTTTTCTATAATCAGGTGCGACCTTGGCTACGAGGCGAGGATTCTGCAGCCACTGTGCGGAAATGGAAATTTGAGGGAATCGACGAGCATCCCGATCTACGCCAGCCACAGTATCTGTCGGGACCCAGCGCAGGACAGAGTTGCTTGATACATTCCCTTGACGCCTTCTTTGGCATCGACCACGGTGCGTCAAATCACGGCAGCACCTCCCTCATGACGCGCATGCAGGAATATATGCCGAAGAAACACCGTGAGTTCCTGAACAACATCAAAATGTCTCCTCGACCGTTACGCAATTTCGTTCTCGCCTCCGTCGATGCGTGTATCCTAGCAGAGTTTAACCACGCAGTCGCTGCCCTTAAAGCATTCCGGGACGCCCACATGATCATCATcactttctttgttttgggtCCCGCCAGAAGAGCTGAGAAGAAGGATCAGGCTGGTCACCCCTCAAACGTCGGAAACGATCCTATTAAAGGGACAGGTGGAACAGACCttgtcaaatttttgaaGGAAACTCGGGCGCATACGACAGCTGCAATGATCGATACCAATAGAAAGATGGATTAG